In Mixophyes fleayi isolate aMixFle1 chromosome 11, aMixFle1.hap1, whole genome shotgun sequence, one DNA window encodes the following:
- the PPCS gene encoding phosphopantothenate--cysteine ligase — MMAAPSPAEQIRQDFAPPQADVEEITRAMEAFARGHNSEGRRVVLITSGGTKVPLESRTVRFLDNFSSGHRGATSAEYFLQAGYAVIFLHRHRSMYPYSRRYSALNWLDVLRLLPCSAPREHRVEAVQSQLPGIVRVLQDYHGMKESGRLLPIEFNTLSDYLHLLLAAARALSPLGSNALFYLAAAVSDFYIPASEMPEHKIQSSSGPLQITMKMVPKMLSPLVKEWAPKAFVISFKLETNPEILIERARKALDTYRHQVVVANVLDTRRSYVVVVTSTEEEKLSISDEEESVGVEIEDKIVKDLTLRHTRFIEGTELN; from the exons AtgatggcggcgcccagcccgGCAGAGCAGATACGGCAGGACTTCGCCCCTCCGCAGGCTGACGTGGAGGAGATAACGCGGGCAATGGAGGCGTTTGCCCGGGGACATAACTCCGAGGGGCGCCGGGTGGTGCTGATCACCTCCGGGGGGACCAAGGTCCCGCTAGAGTCCCGCACCGTGCGCTTCCTGGATAACTTCAGCAGCGGCCACCGCGGAGCCACCTCGGCGGAGTATTTCCTGCAGGCCGGGTACGCGGTCATCTTCCTGCACCGTCACCGCTCCATGTACCCGTACAGCCGCCGCTACTCCGCCCTCAACTGGCTGGATGTACTGCGGCTGCTTCcctgcagcgccccccgggagcACAGGGTGGAGGCTGTGCAGAGCCAGCTGCCGGGCATAGTGCGGGTGTTACAGGACTACCACGGCATGAAGGAGTCCGGCCGGCTGCTGCCCATAGAGTTCAATACACTCTCTGACTACCTGCACCTGCTGCTGGCTGCTGCCCGGGCCCTCAGCCCCCTAG GATCAAATGCTTTGTTTTACCTGGCTGCGGCAGTGTCGGACTTCTACATCCCAGCATCAGAGATGCCGGAGCACAAGATCCAGTCCTCTAGTGGCCCATTACAG ATTACGATGAAGATGGTTCCAAAAATGCTTTCCCCATTGGTTAAAGAGTGGGCTCCCAAAGCCTTTGTTATTTCTTTTAAACTGGAAACCAACCCAGAGATTTTAATCGAGAGAGCTCGGAAAGCACTGGATACCTATCGCCATCAGGTTGTAGTGGCAAATGTCCTGGACACGAGGAGATCCTACGTGGTGGTGGTCACCAGCACAGAAGAGGAAAAGCTCTCCATCTCTGATGAAGAAGAGAGCGTGGGGGTGGAGATAGAAGACAAGATTGTCAAAGACTTAACCCTACGCCACACACGGTTTATTGAAGGGACTGAATTAAATTAG
- the UTP3 gene encoding something about silencing protein 10 isoform X2, which produces MGKVRRSQRFKKATVDEEVYDESLAKADVPSTKELSSDYYNEEVDKYHEGTFKNLMEKGVQFDSDEEQLDSEEEVMPLDIHDEDDEEEEDRVSMGSDLDDFHKDGLPDELAWGQKKRLYYDTDYKEYSKKKKLKKTKEELEAEAAEEEEEAQTVQRRLAKALNEEDYGLDFIQEFGEKASEGKSSEQKIVKDFDKMSDKEKRKLLKKESPELLELIQDLKLKLAEVKNELEPLIQMVKEGIIPQGKGSAYIQTKYQLYLNYCTNISYYLLLKAKRMSITGHPVIERLVTYRNLINDLAVVDQQLSPEIHLLLTTDLQNKPPATKLHTGQPKGSKKRPLAEPEVDEDSDLDEEDALNYYKMMANKLLEKRRKPGKEEAADQIGFEEMDPNAKRAITYQIAKNKGLTPKRKKIDRNPRVKHREKYRRAKIRRKGQVREVRKEEFRYSGEMSGIRAGVKKSIKLK; this is translated from the exons GAGCCAGCGGTTTAAGAAAGCCACAGTAGATGAAGAAGTATATGATGAGTCCTTGGCGAAAGCAGACGTTCCTTCAACTAAAGAG CTATCCTCAGATTATTATAATGAAGAAGTTGATAAGTACCATGAAGGGACATTTAAG AACCTGATGGAGAAAGGGGTGCAATTTGACAGCGATGAAGAACAGTTGGACAGTGAG GAAGAGGTTATGCCTCTTGATAttcatgatgaagatgatgaggaggaggaggaccgtGTTTCAATGGGAAGTGACCTAGATGATTTTCATAAAGATG GTCTCCCAGATGAGTTAGCCTGGGGTCAGAAGAAAAGGCTGTATTATGACACCGACTACAAggagtacagcaaaaaaaaaa aacTAAAAAAGACCAAAGAAGAGTTGGAAGCTGAGGCcgcagaggaggaggaagaggcacaGACCGTCCAGAGGCGATTGGCCAAGGCCCTCAATGAAGAAGATTATGGACTGGATTTTATTCAA GAATTTGGAGAAAAGGCGAGTGAGGGGAAGTCTTCTGAGCAGAAGATCGTGAAAGACTTTGACAAAATGTCTGATAAGGAGAAGAGGAAGCTGTTGAAGAAGGAATCACCTGAGCTGCTGGAACTGATACAGGATCTGAAGCTGAAG TTGGCAGAAGTGAAAAACGAGTTGGAGCCATTGATCCAAATGGTGAAGGAAGGAATCATTCCTCAAGGAAAG GGCAGTGCATACATTCAGACGAAATATCAGCTGTATTTAAA TTATTGCACAAACATTAGTTATTATCTTCTTCTGAAAGCAAAAAGAATGTCAATCACTGGCCACCCAGTGATAGAAAGACTGGTGACCTACAGGAAT TTGATCAATGACCTGGCGGTTGTAGACCAGCAACTGTCTCCAGAAATACACCTTCTTCTAACTACAGATCTGCAAAATAAACCTCCTGCAACAAAACTGCACACCGGGCAGCCTAAAGGTTCTAAAAAG CGCCCCCTGGCTGAGCCTGAGGTTGATGAAGACTCTGATCTGGATGAAGAAGACGCTCTAAATTACTACAAGATGATGGCAAATAAACTGTTAGAGAAAAGGAGAAAACCTGGGAAGGAAGAGGCAGC tgatCAGATTGGATTTGAAGAAATGGATCcaaatgccaagagagctattacTTACCAG ATTGCGAAAAATAAAGGTCTTACACCAAAAAGAAAGAAGATTGACCGTAACCCTAGAGTTAAACACAGGGAGAAGTACCGACGCGCCAAGATCCGTAGAAAGGGCCAG GTGCGTGAGGTCCGTAAGGAAGAGTTCAGATATTCCGGGGAGATGTCAGGAATCCGCGCTGGAGTTAAGAAGAGTATTAAGCTTAAATAA
- the ZMYND12 gene encoding zinc finger MYND domain-containing protein 12, translated as MANVNPLSNPKGVKLRCELCHSPAHIQCTDCKVTYYCDADHQLADWTSIHEKICQLLIPVRATFPFLNSAEERTHSVEQLLQRKKHLIEVTTKEAQRILYEGRHEIVIPAATHALSFSIDVYGLTSVELVPVYLILAEANIGLGNLAQAEEYLSHASWTVLKTAECSNIIRAKLYRNLGLLYSAKGQFEDSLYYLSNDVYYGSTVSGPNNITTSGGYFHMANIFFRQNKMVIADSLYSEVTDIWHSHLSRLVDGQIQTSSRSDSVWLDDADQESLDENQDAEALQMLNAIFDIRQQASNKEPAKMAKILHGLTMLFFLSRDFSKAHEWGKKLLQITQQLPKNEKSDSIVVLIENIERKLSTKQVTSP; from the exons ATGGCCAACGTCAACCCGCTATCTAACCCCAAAGGGGTGAAACTGCGATGTGAGCTGTGTCACAGCCCGGCCCATATCCAGTGCACTGACTGCAAGGTCACATACTACTG TGATGCGGACCACCAGCTGGCTGACTGGACCAGTATTCATGAAAAGATTTGCCAGCTACTGATTCCTGTGCGGGCAACGTTCCCTTTCTTAAACTCTGCAGAAGAGAGGACGCATTCTGTGGAGCAGTTGTTGCAGAGAAAG AAACACTTAATTGAAGTGACCACTAAAGAAGCTCAGAGAATTCTTTACGAAGGACGCCATGAAATCGTGATCCCAGCAGCTACGCACGCCCTATCTTTCAGTATTGACGTGTATGGGCTGACGTCTGTGGAATTAGTGCCGGTGTACCTCATCCTAGCTGAAGCCAACATTG GTCTTGGGAATCTGGCACAGGCAGAGGAGTATCTGTCACATGCCTCTTGGACTGTGCTGAAAACTGCAGAGTGCAGCAATATCATCCGAGCCAAACTATACCGCAACCTGGGGCTCCTTTACTCTGCCAAAGGGCAGTTTGAGGATTCCCTCTACTATCTGTCTAATGAC GTTTATTATGGAAGCACAGTATCAGGACCGAACAATATTACTACGTCCGGAGGATACTTCCATATGGCAAATATCTTCTTTCGTCAGAATAAAATGGTTATTGCCGACTCTCTATATTCTGAG gtcacagatatatggCACTCTCACCTCAGCAGACTGGTGGATGGTCAAATACAAACTTCATCGAGAAGTGATTCTGTTTGGCTTGATGATGCTGATCAAGAAAGTTTAG ATGAGAACCAGGATGCTGAAGCATTACAGATGCTCAATGCTATATTTGATATCAGGCAACAGGCTTCAAATAAAGAACCAGCCAAGATGGCAAAGATACTGCATGGCCTAACAATGCTGTTCTTCCTCAGCAGGGATTTCTCTAAG GCACATGAATGGGGCAAGAAACTCCTTCAGATTACTCAACAACTGCCGAAGAATGAGAAATCGGACAGCATTGTAGTCTTAATAGAGAACATTGAAAGGAAATTATCTACCAAACAAGTTACCTCCCCCTGA
- the UTP3 gene encoding something about silencing protein 10 isoform X1, giving the protein MEKGVQFDSDEEQLDSEEEVMPLDIHDEDDEEEEDRVSMGSDLDDFHKDGLPDELAWGQKKRLYYDTDYKEYSKKKKLKKTKEELEAEAAEEEEEAQTVQRRLAKALNEEDYGLDFIQEFGEKASEGKSSEQKIVKDFDKMSDKEKRKLLKKESPELLELIQDLKLKLAEVKNELEPLIQMVKEGIIPQGKGSAYIQTKYQLYLNYCTNISYYLLLKAKRMSITGHPVIERLVTYRNLINDLAVVDQQLSPEIHLLLTTDLQNKPPATKLHTGQPKGSKKRPLAEPEVDEDSDLDEEDALNYYKMMANKLLEKRRKPGKEEAADQIGFEEMDPNAKRAITYQIAKNKGLTPKRKKIDRNPRVKHREKYRRAKIRRKGQVREVRKEEFRYSGEMSGIRAGVKKSIKLK; this is encoded by the exons ATGGAGAAAGGGGTGCAATTTGACAGCGATGAAGAACAGTTGGACAGTGAG GAAGAGGTTATGCCTCTTGATAttcatgatgaagatgatgaggaggaggaggaccgtGTTTCAATGGGAAGTGACCTAGATGATTTTCATAAAGATG GTCTCCCAGATGAGTTAGCCTGGGGTCAGAAGAAAAGGCTGTATTATGACACCGACTACAAggagtacagcaaaaaaaaaa aacTAAAAAAGACCAAAGAAGAGTTGGAAGCTGAGGCcgcagaggaggaggaagaggcacaGACCGTCCAGAGGCGATTGGCCAAGGCCCTCAATGAAGAAGATTATGGACTGGATTTTATTCAA GAATTTGGAGAAAAGGCGAGTGAGGGGAAGTCTTCTGAGCAGAAGATCGTGAAAGACTTTGACAAAATGTCTGATAAGGAGAAGAGGAAGCTGTTGAAGAAGGAATCACCTGAGCTGCTGGAACTGATACAGGATCTGAAGCTGAAG TTGGCAGAAGTGAAAAACGAGTTGGAGCCATTGATCCAAATGGTGAAGGAAGGAATCATTCCTCAAGGAAAG GGCAGTGCATACATTCAGACGAAATATCAGCTGTATTTAAA TTATTGCACAAACATTAGTTATTATCTTCTTCTGAAAGCAAAAAGAATGTCAATCACTGGCCACCCAGTGATAGAAAGACTGGTGACCTACAGGAAT TTGATCAATGACCTGGCGGTTGTAGACCAGCAACTGTCTCCAGAAATACACCTTCTTCTAACTACAGATCTGCAAAATAAACCTCCTGCAACAAAACTGCACACCGGGCAGCCTAAAGGTTCTAAAAAG CGCCCCCTGGCTGAGCCTGAGGTTGATGAAGACTCTGATCTGGATGAAGAAGACGCTCTAAATTACTACAAGATGATGGCAAATAAACTGTTAGAGAAAAGGAGAAAACCTGGGAAGGAAGAGGCAGC tgatCAGATTGGATTTGAAGAAATGGATCcaaatgccaagagagctattacTTACCAG ATTGCGAAAAATAAAGGTCTTACACCAAAAAGAAAGAAGATTGACCGTAACCCTAGAGTTAAACACAGGGAGAAGTACCGACGCGCCAAGATCCGTAGAAAGGGCCAG GTGCGTGAGGTCCGTAAGGAAGAGTTCAGATATTCCGGGGAGATGTCAGGAATCCGCGCTGGAGTTAAGAAGAGTATTAAGCTTAAATAA